In Wenyingzhuangia fucanilytica, the following are encoded in one genomic region:
- the ccsA gene encoding cytochrome c biogenesis protein CcsA — MKKIWNILYSTRLMSILFVVFGAAMGIATFIENDYGTETSKALVYNTWWFETIMLLFIINFFGNIFKYKLYKKEKWGILLFHVSFLLIIIGAAVTRYVSYEGVMPILEGEKTNEFFSETTYLNVNIHNFKEEKYAHSPILLSAKGKATYHFETDFRGQEVEFELTDYIPNAKTEFTRTEKGETFIHFVESSEGSRHDHYIKKGDLENIHGILVGYENAENASINFTEKDGELILESKLDGSFMRMADQFQGTITANTPEKFNYLSLHQIAGLSFVVPEKPIVGEMKVISAKDKKAFPEALLTFKVTSKDKMTLIQVKGGKFTSNKPVSFTLAGLNFNLSYGSKILKLPFFIKLNDFQLEKYPGSESAASYASEVTLIDEEQNNTFDFRIFMNHILDYRGYKFFQSSYDLSGPKEETRLSVNHDAIGTTITYIGYSMLYTGLIMILFMKNSRFGQLGKKLRKLKNKTSIIALILGLSSTFSFAQYGDEDHNHEGHNHGAEVVHEESHEGHNHSAEEEHNHQQMEVLSPQEVKDAIVKNAVKPEHALEFSKIVIQDAGGRMKPINTFASELLRKVSKSETFESLDANQVFLSIVQNPRLWFDAPVVYLERNDEKIRTVLGIDVKSKYASLSNFIDPNGNYKLVSYVADAEKSQIKSAFEKDVINVDKRVGLLYTAISGSILRIYPKIGDENNKWVSQLELETAGFKGTDSVFVKQILPAYKQVLWQAQQSGDYADANEILGGIKNFQKKYGAEIYPSQKKIDYEITYNKYDIFKKLFSYYTYISTILFLLIIFQIFKDGKVVRALIKGSIAIVIFLFILQTAGLGVRWFISGHAPWSDAYESIIYVAWATMLFGLIFGRKSSLTIAATAFVAAMILMIAHWNWMDPQIANLQPVLNSYWLMIHVAIIVASYGPFTLSMILGLVALILMILTTSKNKKSLKVKIDELTIINEMSMTVGLVMLTIGNFLGGMWANESWGRYWGWDPKETWALISIMVYAFVLHMRLVPGLRSKFTFNIISVYAFASIMMTYFGVNFYLSGLHSYASGDQVVTPSFVYYSIVIVAILGVLAYLKFKKYYKK; from the coding sequence ATGAAAAAAATCTGGAATATTTTGTACAGTACTAGGCTAATGTCTATCCTATTCGTTGTGTTTGGAGCAGCAATGGGAATTGCCACTTTTATAGAAAATGATTACGGTACTGAGACCTCTAAAGCACTGGTTTATAACACTTGGTGGTTTGAAACTATCATGTTACTTTTTATCATCAACTTTTTTGGAAATATTTTTAAATACAAATTATACAAAAAAGAAAAATGGGGAATTTTATTATTCCATGTTTCTTTCTTATTAATTATTATTGGTGCTGCTGTAACAAGATACGTGAGTTATGAAGGAGTGATGCCTATATTAGAGGGCGAAAAGACAAATGAATTCTTTTCAGAAACTACCTACCTAAACGTCAATATACACAACTTTAAAGAAGAAAAGTATGCCCATAGCCCAATTTTACTTTCTGCAAAAGGGAAGGCTACTTATCATTTTGAAACTGATTTTAGAGGACAAGAAGTTGAATTTGAATTAACAGATTACATTCCAAACGCTAAAACAGAATTTACTAGAACAGAAAAAGGAGAAACTTTTATTCACTTTGTAGAATCTAGTGAAGGATCTAGACACGATCATTATATTAAAAAAGGAGATTTAGAAAATATTCACGGTATTTTAGTAGGATATGAAAATGCAGAAAATGCCTCTATCAACTTTACCGAAAAAGATGGGGAATTAATTTTAGAATCTAAATTAGATGGATCTTTTATGCGTATGGCAGATCAGTTCCAAGGAACAATTACTGCAAATACCCCAGAAAAATTTAACTATTTAAGTTTACACCAAATTGCTGGGTTGAGTTTTGTTGTACCAGAAAAACCTATTGTTGGTGAAATGAAAGTAATTTCTGCAAAAGATAAAAAAGCATTTCCAGAAGCTTTATTAACTTTTAAAGTAACCTCTAAAGATAAAATGACTTTAATACAAGTAAAAGGAGGAAAATTCACCTCTAACAAACCTGTAAGTTTTACATTGGCTGGTTTAAACTTTAATTTGTCTTATGGTTCTAAAATTTTAAAACTTCCGTTCTTTATTAAATTAAACGATTTCCAATTAGAAAAATATCCAGGTTCAGAGTCTGCTGCTTCTTATGCTAGCGAAGTAACACTAATTGATGAAGAACAAAACAATACTTTTGATTTTAGAATTTTTATGAATCATATTTTAGATTATAGAGGATATAAATTTTTCCAATCTAGTTATGATTTATCTGGTCCTAAAGAAGAAACCAGATTATCTGTAAACCACGATGCTATTGGAACTACCATCACTTATATTGGTTACTCTATGTTATATACTGGATTGATTATGATTTTATTTATGAAAAATTCTCGTTTTGGACAATTAGGTAAAAAACTTAGAAAACTAAAAAATAAAACAAGCATTATTGCTTTAATCCTTGGACTAAGTTCTACTTTTAGCTTTGCTCAATACGGAGATGAAGATCACAACCACGAAGGTCACAATCATGGTGCTGAAGTAGTTCACGAAGAAAGTCACGAAGGACACAACCACAGTGCAGAAGAGGAACACAACCATCAACAAATGGAAGTTTTATCTCCTCAAGAAGTAAAAGATGCCATTGTAAAAAATGCCGTAAAACCAGAACATGCACTTGAATTTAGTAAAATTGTAATTCAAGATGCTGGAGGACGTATGAAACCTATCAATACTTTTGCTAGCGAATTATTAAGAAAAGTAAGTAAAAGTGAAACTTTTGAAAGTTTAGATGCCAATCAAGTATTTTTATCAATCGTACAAAACCCTAGGCTTTGGTTTGATGCTCCTGTAGTTTATTTAGAAAGAAATGATGAAAAAATTAGAACTGTTTTAGGAATTGATGTCAAATCAAAATACGCTTCTTTATCAAACTTTATAGATCCTAACGGAAACTACAAACTTGTTTCTTATGTTGCCGATGCCGAAAAAAGCCAAATCAAAAGTGCTTTTGAAAAAGATGTAATTAATGTAGACAAGCGTGTTGGTTTGTTATACACTGCTATTAGTGGTAGTATTTTGCGTATTTACCCTAAAATAGGTGATGAAAACAACAAATGGGTTTCGCAATTAGAATTAGAAACTGCTGGATTTAAAGGAACTGATTCCGTTTTTGTAAAACAAATTTTACCTGCTTACAAACAAGTTTTATGGCAAGCTCAACAAAGTGGAGATTATGCTGATGCTAATGAAATTTTAGGAGGTATTAAAAACTTTCAAAAAAAATACGGAGCAGAAATATATCCAAGCCAAAAGAAAATTGATTATGAAATTACTTACAACAAGTATGATATTTTCAAAAAACTATTTTCATACTACACTTATATTAGTACAATATTATTCTTGTTAATTATTTTCCAAATTTTTAAAGATGGAAAAGTAGTTAGAGCTTTAATTAAAGGATCTATAGCAATTGTTATTTTCTTATTTATATTACAAACAGCAGGATTAGGGGTTCGTTGGTTTATTAGTGGACACGCACCTTGGTCTGACGCATATGAATCTATTATATATGTAGCTTGGGCAACCATGTTATTTGGATTAATCTTCGGAAGAAAATCTTCTTTAACCATTGCCGCTACAGCCTTTGTTGCTGCCATGATTTTAATGATTGCGCATTGGAATTGGATGGATCCACAAATTGCAAACCTACAACCTGTATTAAATTCATATTGGTTAATGATTCACGTAGCTATTATTGTAGCTAGTTATGGTCCATTTACTTTAAGTATGATATTAGGATTGGTTGCTTTAATCTTAATGATTTTAACCACTAGTAAAAACAAAAAATCTCTAAAAGTTAAAATTGACGAATTAACCATCATCAACGAAATGAGTATGACTGTTGGTTTGGTGATGTTAACCATAGGAAACTTTTTAGGAGGTATGTGGGCTAACGAAAGTTGGGGACGTTACTGGGGATGGGATCCTAAAGAAACTTGGGCATTAATCAGTATTATGGTTTATGCTTTTGTTTTACACATGCGTTTGGTTCCTGGTTTAAGAAGTAAATTTACTTTTAACATTATTTCTGTTTATGCTTTTGCTAGTATTATGATGACTTATTTTGGAGTAAACTTTTACCTATCTGGATTACATTCATATGCAAGTGGAGATCAAGTGGTAACACCTAGCTTTGTATATTACTCTATAGTAATAGTAGCAATACTTGGCGTATTGGCTTACTTAAAGTTTAAAAAATACTATAAAAAATAA